A portion of the Sphaerochaeta pleomorpha str. Grapes genome contains these proteins:
- a CDS encoding ABC transporter ATP-binding protein, with protein MIEITNVTKTYTKGTKPAVQDLTLTIPDGKIFGFLGPNGAGKSTTIKMLVGILAPDQGSITFDKLDIVSESLAAKRMIGYVPDEPRFYEKMTGRRHIQFICDIYGVSDSERDERLTDLATRFSLVKALDDEISSYSHGMKQKLGVIAALIHRPKILILDEPMVGLDPKASFLLKETMRDYCREGNMVFFSTHVMEVAQELCDNIGIIAQGSLLFFGTVKELQGKRGDQDKTLEHLFLELTEGASSL; from the coding sequence ATGATAGAAATAACGAATGTTACAAAAACCTACACAAAGGGAACCAAGCCTGCGGTTCAGGATTTGACGCTTACTATACCTGATGGGAAGATCTTCGGCTTTCTCGGTCCAAACGGGGCCGGAAAGAGCACCACGATCAAGATGCTGGTAGGAATCCTTGCCCCCGACCAAGGGTCCATCACTTTCGACAAACTGGATATTGTCTCTGAGAGTCTGGCGGCAAAGAGGATGATCGGGTATGTACCCGATGAACCCCGGTTCTATGAAAAGATGACGGGACGAAGGCATATCCAATTTATTTGTGATATCTATGGGGTTTCGGATAGCGAACGCGATGAAAGGCTTACAGACCTTGCAACACGGTTCAGCCTGGTGAAGGCCCTGGATGATGAAATATCTTCCTATTCGCATGGTATGAAACAAAAGCTTGGGGTAATCGCTGCCTTGATCCATCGACCAAAAATCCTGATTCTCGATGAGCCAATGGTCGGGCTTGACCCGAAAGCCTCCTTCCTGCTCAAGGAAACCATGAGAGACTACTGCAGGGAGGGGAATATGGTTTTCTTCTCCACGCATGTCATGGAGGTTGCCCAGGAACTGTGCGACAATATCGGAATCATAGCCCAGGGGTCCCTGCTCTTTTTTGGAACAGTGAAGGAGCTGCAGGGAAAACGGGGTGACCAGGACAAAACCTTGGAACATCTGTTCCTTGAACTTACCGAAGGAGCGTCCTCCCTATGA